The DNA segment GGCTGGGCCGGCTCAGACCGCGCCGACCCGCTGCTGGGGGCGATGAAGCAGGCGAACGCACCGCTTCTCGTCATGGACTCCGACGGGGAGGAGGGGTTCGTTCGGGGCCGGTGGAAGGGTCACCCGATGCCACCCGGACGCGGATTCTTCGTAAGTACCGGTGAATCGGGACGATACGTTCAAATCGGGCTCGATACTTCGCCGGAATCCGTTGCCAACTAATTTGGCGCACCGCGACCACACCTGAATGCCTATACACTCGTATTGGCATTATCGGCACAACAGAGGGGTCATAACGAATGTTCCTTACAGCTGATCCGTTGGAAATGGGTGGCACAGCCGGCACCCTGACCGCGCTGACATCTGCCTTCACCAGCGGCAACGCTGCCGCCGCAGCGCCCACGACCGCAGTCGCGCCCGGCCAGGCCAACGAAACGGCCATGCTTCTCTCGGCGGCCTTCGGCACCCACGGCTCGCTGTACCAGTCCATGGCCGCCATGGCCTCGGCCTGGCATGGGATGTTTGCCAGCGCCATGGGTACCTCCGGTGCAAGTTACGCCGCGACCGAGGCCTTCA comes from the Mycolicibacterium rufum genome and includes:
- a CDS encoding PE family protein → MFLTADPLEMGGTAGTLTALTSAFTSGNAAAAAPTTAVAPGQANETAMLLSAAFGTHGSLYQSMAAMASAWHGMFASAMGTSGASYAATEAFNVAATL